A stretch of Methanosphaerula palustris E1-9c DNA encodes these proteins:
- a CDS encoding heavy metal translocating P-type ATPase, whose amino-acid sequence MEETEKAELQISGIHCATCAVTIEEALAAVPGVEKAEVNIATNTATVHYDQGKTGLAALEGAVTDAGYEVVRAEAVIRIGGMMCAVCVQTIEAALLDLPGVSTATVNLASEKAYVTYNPSLTSVAVMREAIEGAGYTFLGLDREVTDEAVDAALKKDLWDKVKRFSVGFVVAGILMAIMFLFPMLPYMGLVMLVISLPAFVYVTAPIFSAAATALKHGALTMDVMYAMGTGVAMGASILGTFSIVLTPEFMFYDTALMLGAFLMLGRFLEGRAKGATSQAIRALIALQPETATVVREDGPAEILLSEVVVGDLLMVRPGGRVPVDGTVTEGESSVDESMITGEPIPVHKLPGDQVVGGTLNATGALTFRAEKVGSETMLARIVQMVSEAQGSKPPVQQIADRVVAWFIPAVLAVAVLAFLVWFLLLHAPLVFALSTLIAVLVVACPCALGLATPTAVTVGLGRGAAIGVLVRNGDALEAAEKVTTVVFDKTGTLTVGRPEVTAVIATAGDAARESLLAMAAAVELNSQHPLAGAVIRAAEKAGAPLPKSTGFTSSSGRGASALIDGRTVLVGSGGYLDELGVEADLALVAQAASHQQAGETVVMVAVDGQMAGLIAIADVLKPSAPPAVAALKKSGRRVVMLTGDARVTAEAVAGRAGIDLVIAGVLPDQKAAEVKRLQQQGEVVAFVGDGINDAPALAQADVGIAIGSGTDVAVETGSIVLMHEDLLGVVAALQLSAKVMQRIRQNIFWAFAYNGLLIPLAAGVLYPFTGFLMRPEYGALAMALSSVTVISLSLLLRTYTPPAVRQRGTGSALSA is encoded by the coding sequence ATGGAGGAGACAGAGAAGGCCGAGCTGCAGATCAGCGGGATCCACTGCGCCACCTGTGCGGTCACCATCGAGGAGGCGCTGGCCGCGGTGCCGGGGGTCGAGAAGGCCGAGGTGAACATCGCGACCAACACCGCGACCGTCCACTACGATCAGGGGAAGACCGGCCTTGCCGCCCTCGAAGGGGCGGTGACTGACGCCGGGTACGAGGTCGTCCGTGCCGAGGCGGTGATCCGAATCGGCGGGATGATGTGTGCGGTCTGCGTCCAGACGATCGAGGCAGCCCTTTTGGATCTGCCGGGGGTCTCCACGGCGACGGTGAACCTGGCCAGCGAGAAGGCCTATGTCACCTATAACCCCTCCCTCACCTCGGTTGCGGTGATGCGGGAGGCGATCGAGGGGGCCGGGTATACGTTCCTCGGCCTCGACAGGGAGGTGACCGACGAGGCGGTGGATGCTGCCCTCAAAAAGGACCTCTGGGACAAGGTGAAGCGGTTCTCGGTCGGGTTTGTGGTGGCCGGCATCCTGATGGCCATCATGTTCCTCTTCCCGATGCTTCCGTACATGGGGCTCGTGATGCTGGTGATCAGTCTGCCGGCATTCGTCTATGTCACCGCCCCGATCTTCTCTGCGGCCGCGACGGCGCTGAAGCACGGCGCGCTGACGATGGACGTGATGTACGCGATGGGCACCGGGGTGGCGATGGGCGCCTCGATCCTCGGCACCTTCTCGATCGTGCTGACCCCCGAGTTCATGTTCTACGACACCGCCCTGATGCTCGGTGCGTTCCTGATGCTCGGCAGGTTCCTGGAAGGACGGGCGAAGGGAGCGACCTCGCAGGCGATCCGGGCGCTCATCGCCCTCCAGCCGGAGACGGCGACGGTGGTCCGGGAGGACGGGCCGGCCGAGATCCTCCTCTCCGAGGTGGTCGTCGGGGATCTGTTGATGGTCCGCCCAGGTGGGAGGGTCCCGGTGGATGGCACGGTCACCGAGGGGGAGAGCAGTGTCGACGAATCGATGATCACCGGCGAGCCGATCCCAGTCCATAAACTCCCCGGGGATCAGGTGGTCGGCGGGACTCTCAACGCTACTGGTGCGCTGACCTTCCGTGCCGAGAAGGTCGGGAGCGAGACGATGCTGGCCAGGATCGTCCAGATGGTCAGCGAGGCGCAGGGCTCGAAGCCGCCGGTGCAGCAGATCGCAGATCGTGTGGTCGCCTGGTTCATCCCGGCCGTGCTGGCTGTTGCGGTCCTTGCGTTCCTGGTCTGGTTTCTCCTCCTCCACGCCCCGCTGGTCTTCGCCCTCTCGACGCTGATCGCGGTGCTGGTGGTGGCCTGCCCCTGTGCGCTTGGACTGGCCACGCCGACGGCGGTGACGGTCGGTCTCGGTCGCGGGGCGGCGATCGGAGTGCTGGTCAGGAACGGGGACGCGCTCGAGGCCGCCGAGAAGGTGACGACCGTCGTCTTCGATAAAACCGGAACACTGACGGTCGGGCGTCCGGAGGTGACTGCGGTCATCGCCACGGCTGGCGACGCGGCCAGGGAGAGCCTCCTCGCCATGGCGGCTGCCGTCGAACTCAACTCGCAGCACCCGCTTGCTGGCGCTGTTATCAGGGCGGCCGAGAAGGCCGGTGCCCCCCTCCCCAAATCTACGGGGTTCACCTCGTCGAGTGGTCGCGGTGCGTCGGCCCTGATCGACGGGAGGACGGTGCTGGTCGGGAGCGGTGGATATCTGGACGAACTGGGGGTAGAGGCAGACCTGGCCCTGGTTGCTCAGGCGGCTTCGCATCAGCAGGCCGGTGAGACGGTCGTGATGGTTGCCGTCGACGGACAGATGGCCGGATTGATTGCGATCGCGGACGTGCTGAAGCCATCCGCCCCGCCAGCCGTCGCTGCCCTGAAGAAGTCCGGCCGGAGGGTCGTGATGCTGACCGGGGACGCCCGGGTCACGGCCGAGGCGGTGGCCGGGAGGGCCGGAATAGATCTGGTGATCGCCGGGGTGCTCCCCGACCAGAAGGCCGCCGAGGTGAAGCGGCTGCAGCAGCAGGGGGAGGTGGTCGCGTTCGTTGGAGATGGGATCAACGACGCTCCGGCCCTGGCGCAGGCTGATGTCGGGATCGCGATCGGCAGCGGGACCGATGTCGCCGTCGAGACCGGGTCGATCGTGCTGATGCATGAGGATCTCCTGGGTGTCGTGGCCGCCCTCCAGCTCTCGGCGAAGGTGATGCAGCGGATCCGGCAGAACATCTTCTGGGCATTCGCCTACAACGGGCTGTTGATCCCGCTCGCCGCCGGCGTGCTGTACCCGTTCACCGGGTTTCTGATGCGCCCCGAGTACGGCGCCCTGGCGATGGCCCTCTCCTCGGTGACGGTCATCTCGCTCTCGCTGCTGCTCCGTACCTACACCCCGCCGGCTGTCCGGCAGAGAGGGACTGGATCAGCACTCAGCGCCTGA